The genomic segment tcatgagatttgagacaactttattaaaaatctctgtttgtttgagatgaatgaacacattctaatgaaagatgagggtcttagcgtttaaatgcaacttagtgcatatttttatgtgcttcagaagctgagatatttaggtttttattggctgagggcagctttccttaaaaagggctcaggcattcagcacccttttttgcaggtgccttaggcgtcaatgggttaatgtatccctctgttcttgtctagtcaagagccagactgttgaggcagaagtgAACTACTTTTGCCGCCCAGACAGTACATTACAAACCTTTTTACTTGTAAACCACCATCTGAAGCAAGACGCttcaaacccaatagtgaagatctatgtgcctaacattaggATAGGTATgtaaccccctctctctgtgtgtgtccaaggagctgattggactgaagagtGCAGATGAGGCCAGTTTatccccagctgctaggggctctcttctctcaacttccaggttttctgccagctaacatgaccaattcatagattaattttaaataaacaattgaatgtgaagtcactgcacgtatggtggggttttttggtacctgacagagagggtttttttccgttagaagacattagttacgtcaatttaatggcagtgctccgctaattaccggtaggcctatgtggGACCGGTCTGAgcccgggccgttttgttcttccagtccagccctgtgcctaACTGTCTGTATAAGTCACTTAAGGCATTTTTACTCTtggcccctttcagccatttaagtgaactcagactcATGACACAGCATTTTCAGCTCTTCTTTTCCAGAAGAGAGCCGTACCGAGACCtctgttgacgtggtctcagtacggttcgctaaAGAACGTACGCCCTTAAGGAAAGCTCTGGAGTACTGGGTGTGATCGAAATGAAGACTGACACCCCATATAGgtcaagcaaaatcaaacatttgttatgtGTGTATTCACAAAATTTCTTCTTCACTTCACTCATTGTGTTATATGAGTAACATTACTACCAGATTCCAATATCCTGCATTGTCTGTCCTTGAGATGTGGTGAATTAATTGCAAACTGCTATTGTCTTCCTTTAAGGGAGAGAGTACATTTGTCAGGGCATGTCCAGTTCTCAAAACACTTAAGGAAATGTTATGTCATGTCGAGACAGAACAAATATGCTCAGATCAAAATCAAGTAAACAAATAAATgtgtatagctccacccctggttCCATATTAGAAATTGTCCATGTAAACAATATGATGAAGTGAAGATAAAAGAATAGGATTAAAGAAGACTGAAAATCATGTTGAAAGCTGAAATTGCTTTATTGAAGAATTCATATTGTATGAGTCCTTAAGTCTTAAATCTTCACTGGTTACTCCGCTTCTTTGCCCTTGAAGCACACAGAAAAGAATTTTAGACAGGTTAGTACCTTGGTTAATCCATTTTGACCTGAAAACGGCTGCCAGTTTTTGCCTACCTTTTGTGACATATGTACAGGCTCCTAAAACCTGAGCATCAATTTTCAGAAAAGATTAACAGAATTGTCAACGCTTAAACCTTAATTTCTTAATCTCTGTAGCACGTATagagaagaaataataatattcTTTTTTAAAGATAGCTTGGGCTTTCTTTTATACAGCATCTTCGCAAGAGGGTTCAAATTTACTGTTGTCCATTCATCTTAAAAGCTGACAAACTCAGCAGTTCTTCCTGCTCATCTTCAAAAATAGCTTTAATCCAATGACCTCTATTTATGATATCATCAGATAGGCATCTCTATCTCAACTTCATTCTCACTTTTACGAGTGTATTTCAGGCAACAGACAACATATATATTTTGCCATGTACTTTTAAAATGACTGAATCGTTGAAATACTGTATGAATGTCACCACCGACGTTAATGTGGCAGCTGGCATGAAAAGTAAAACTACACAGATGCGTTTCCCagtcaaaatgggttaattactaCATAGCTTGCATATATACGAATGTGTTACTCTTAGAGATAGTTTATCTATTAGATATTGAACATGTTCCTTTGCACGTAGTCACATCACAGTACCATTGCACTGAATCATATACTAATTTTGTCTGTAGTCATCAGTAATACCTTGCCGGAATCACGGCTCTTGGCTCTCAGCTTGTTGACCTGGGACTCAGCAATGTCAGCACGCTCCTGAGCCTCCTCAAGCTCATTCTGCACCTTCCTCAATTTGGACATGTGACTGTTGGCCTGTTCCTCCTGCAAGTGAATGTTTCATACTTTTAGTGCCAGCATAACGTGAAAATGGGAAAACTTGCAATTCATTTTGCCTAGATTCTTTACTCACAGCTTCCTCAGCCTGCCTCTTGTAGGACTTGACTGTCAGCTGAAGTTTGTCCACCAGATCCTGCAGTCTGGTGAcattcttcttgtcctcctcagtCTGCACAAATTCAGTGATAATACATGTAACACATGTAATACATTAAAATTTCTTATACTTTTTAATGCAGTTTGTTATGGCATGTCATGCTGACTTGTACACCTACCTGGTAGGTGAGCTCTTTGACTCTCCTCTCAAATTTGCGGACACCTTTTACAGCATCAGCTCCACGTCTTTGTTCATTTTCAACTTCACTCTCCAGTTCACGCACCTGTAATGTCACCCTTCAGTCAGTCACGCAAGCATGAAACTGGAAACAGGTGTTATGTACAACTGATTAAAATACTTCAGCATAGTACAGTACAATGGCTTTTAAAATACCCTTGACTCTAGTTTCTGGAGTTGCTTCTTTCCACCCTTCATGGCCAGGTTCTCAGCCTCGTCCAGGCGGTGCTGCAGGTCCTTCACAGTGACCTCCaggttcttcttcatcctctccagATGAGCACAGGTATCCTGTTCTTTCTTCAATTCCTCAGTCATCATGGCAGCCTGAtggttttttattttacattcacATTCTTTCATGTTCTCATTCATATTAATATTTATACTTCATATATAATTATAACAAATTCCATGGAGGTGGACAAATCTTTTAGTACAATTGCATCTACCACAGTAAACTGTTTAGCTGTCCAGTGGTAATCAACTCACATCGGTAATTGCCTTCTTAGCTTTTTCATCTGCATTTCTAGATTCTTGAGCAGTGTCATCAACTTCACTCTGAACTTGGACAAGGTCAGACTCCAGCTTCTTCTTGGAGTTGAGAAGACTGGTATTCTGATGAAAGAAACATTTGGTCATCTTCCTTTCAGGACGAaatagaagttaaaaaaaaaaaaaaaaagaaatgcaatgGTTTATAGAAATTAACCTGTGAATGCAGTAGTCCAAGACGCTCACTGGCATCCGCCAATTCCGTCTCAGCCGTTTTGcggcttctctctgtctgttccaaGGCAGCTCTCAGCTCCTCAATCTCAGCTATCATCAGGCCATTCCTGCGCTCCACCATGGCAACCTGCTCCTTCATGTCTTCTTGTCCTCTGACAGCATCATCAAGGTGCAGTTGAGCATCCTATGTAGAATGAGATACTGAGTAACAGATTTTTTTCTTGCAAATGTTTGCATTATTTAGTAGAGATACTTCATTCAATTAAATGTAGGAATAAATCACACACTGACTTTCTGAAACAGTGTATACCTTAAGCTGCCCTTGGACATTCCTGAGCTGCTTCTGAGATTCAGTTGCCTGTCGGTTGGCATGGCTGAGCTGTACTTCCAGCTCATTGaggtctccctccatcttcttcttgacTCTCAGGGCATCATTTCTGCTCCTGACCTCAGAATCCAGAGTGCCCTGCATGGTTTCAATCACTCTCTGGCTGTTCCTCTTGATgttctccatctcctcatccttctctgccAGCTTCCTGTCAACCTCACTCTTGACCTGGTTGAGCTCCAACTGGACACGCATGATCTTGGATTCTTCATGCTCAAGTGTGCCCTGTTTTGAAAGACATTTTAATGACATACatttgaaaaataaatacaatGACTTATATTTACCATCAAACAGCCACTGTGCTACAATgagtttgttttttaaataaaatttcTAAAATTATAGCTTACCTCTGCCTCCTCTAGTGCAGTTTGGACTTCTGATTTCTCAGTCTCCACTGTCTTCTTAGCCTTCTCAAGCTCATGAATACTCTTGCCAGTTTCACCAAGTTGCTCGGTGAGATCAGATATTTCCTCTGTTGGAATTAATTGTAAATTCTTAAATTGTCAGAATTATCATGAACTGTGTTATGGAATATAATGTATATTATTGTATATGAATTATGTGACAGAAAATATTGTCATACGCTGCAAGTTCTTGTTCTCCCTCTTAAGGGTCTCCAGCTGATCCAGAGCCTCTTCATATGAGTTCTTCATCTTGAAGAGCTCAGTGCTGAGAGAGCGAGCCTCTTTCTGGGCACCTTCCAGCTCAGCCTGCCCTTCGTCAAACTTCTGCTTCCACTCAGCCAGGACCTGAAATCAAGTATTGTTGTATTTTAGTATTAAAGCCCTCATAGAACAGCGCCTATAGAAACAATATAAATTACTGTAATTTGAAAAATATCTCACTCACTTTGTCAAAGTTCCTTTGCTTCTTATCAAGATTGCCAGCCATTGCATTTGCTCTCTCCACATCAACCATGAGGTCCTCCACTTCACCCTGGAGCCTCTGTTTGGTCTTCTCCAGGGAGGCACATTTGGAGTTCACAGCTTCAATGGACTCCTCAGCTTCCTGAAGGCGCTGAGCAAGCTTTTTCCTACAAGACAATATTAAAGGTTTTAGCAGGTGAATACATTTTTAATCCTtaaacccatttttttttaagatttgttttttttaagattctttttttggtctttgagactttattcttgacaggatagtttaagagagggacaggaaatgtttgggagagagagatgggaaagggtcggcaaaggacccgggccggaatcgaatccaGGTCGGCCACGTAGcatacgagtgccctaccattaagccacgatAGGGCCTTAAACCCTGAAAATGCCTGCTAATTAGGTCAGTTTTGCCTATGTGACATTATCTATACAGGCTCCTAAAATGTGAGCATTGCTTTTCAGAAAGATTTGACAGAATTGTCATCCCTTAAGCCAGGCTCCAACTACATGACTAATGGCCCGATTCTTGGTTGAAAACACCCCTTACAACAATTGATGGAACATTACCCTCCAGGTCCATCGCAAGCGAACGTCGGGCAGGATTTCTTCGTAGCGTGTGACATTCTAAGACacaactttggcagctcaaagagtcgccgattgcAAATCCTAGAAATCAAACAcggtttgatatttgcgactggagaTAGAATTTTGGACATTGTCTTgggtcaggggtcaggaaccttttggctggaggagagagccataaaaggcaaaatttggaaaatacatttttgtgagagccacaccatttaaacactgaatacaattaaaagcaataactgtacttcaattaagcccaacatttTCAGAGTGTACTGCCAAGTTATTAGGCCTGCTTTTtgtgataacaggtaagtataggctGCCAACTGTCAAATTCATCATAGTGGgagtctgggggtcctccccccgaatttttttttttttcttagatgCAGTTTCCTGCGATTTTTacgcattttaacatcccatgtcccgtttcagctcaatatggaacccgtacttttatttataaatacgggACAAttttgtatttcaagggacggttggcaacccaagTTAAGTAAGtgccagatacagttcccaaaagagccagatatggctctagagccataggttcctgacccctgtcttGGGTGGtcacgatcagggataagattgacagtggCGATTCTTATGTGTGCACCGCAACCCAACGTCAAAATCAGAAcacacaaaatcgggagtcgtgtagttgacttaaaggaccacttcagtcgatttcaatatgctgttgtattgctcacgctgcccttgacttgtcaatacccggtgatgtcacatttttcggctcagccctttccgagatatgagctattctaatgggggcagcgtttgtttaaaaaattaacataggcctactccaaatattttcgcaaaatgtactgctgtttgctagttgtctgctgatgttgtataacttgttggatgtttttgggaataaataaagatgtttttttgaaatgtaaaagcgctgcccccattacaatgaccaggatctcggaaaaagctGAAGAAGataaaaaaacctcaggtactgataaGTCCAGGGTAGATTGAGCAAAAGGAACATTTTGATATTTGTCAAAATCATATCTAACTTGGATTCCTCCAGCTCTTCAGTGCGTTGGATAGCGTCAGTCTCATATTTGGCCCTCCACTGAGCCACCTCACTGTTGGCCTTGGACATTCCACGCTGCAGCTCAGCcttggcctcctgctcctcctcaaacTGCTCTCTGAGCAGGTCACAGTCATGACGAGCTGATTGCACAGCATGAGCCAGGGCATTCTTGGCCTTTAAAGATACGTTTCATAAATATTAgataatgtacagtacattagGATAATCAGAACCGTATTCATGTAATCTGTAACGTATTGCAGTAAACTTACTTTAACTTCCTCCTCAACTGCTCTCTTCAGTTCCTCAATCTGCTGGACATAAGCTTGTTTGCCTCTAGTCAACTGAGAGACAATAGCTTCCTTCTCCTCAAGCTGGCGGCCCATCTCACCTTTTATCATACAATTGATCTATAGTTTAGTGACATTTACCATTTAATTGTAACTATCAAAACTGTGTTTTGCTTCATGATGACAATTTATGATAACCATATCATGATAATTTTACAACTCACCATTTTCAGTTGTAAGCCTTGCTTTTTGTGCACTGACATCATTCAGCTGACGAGCTTGATCATCGCTCTTGGCTTTTAACTCACTCATTTGGTCCTCAAGGGTGCGACACATCTTCTCAAAGTTACCCTAAAATGCATTAAGCTTACGTCAGTCATCTCTGTTTTCAATTGTAAACAAATTAATGAAAGTTACTGTCTTTGAAAAGAATAGCTTACTTTTGATTTAGCCACAGCTTCCATATTACTGGCAAGGTCATCTATCTCCATTTTGTAttcactcttctccttctccagcttCTGTTTGACACGctggaggttgtcaatctgctctCCCAGTTCTGCCACACTGTCAGCCTGCTTCTTGCGAAGAGCAGAGGCAGTGCCTTCATGTTGCAGGGTGGACTCTTCAAGATCACGACGCAGCTTCTGGAACTCAGCTTCACGCTTCTTGTTCATCTCAATCTGAGCAGCAGTGGCTCCACCAGCCTCCTCGAGCCTCTCACTGACCTCTTCAAGTTCCCTGGAGAGATCAGCTCTTTGCTTCTCAATTTTAGCCCGAGCAGCACGCTCAGCTTCAATCTCCTCTTCTAGCTCCTCAATGCGAGCCTGAAAAATGGTAAGGGCTTAATAATTATTTCACATTATTCAAAACAATGTGATACACAGAAATAGTGTTCATTTATCGATGGATCACCTGAAGTTCTTTGATCTTCTTTTGCAGTTGTGCTCCTTGCGATTGCTCATCTTCAATCTTGCTGAGATGCTGACTGATCTCAAAGTCTTTCCTATGTGGGAATACATCGGGGAAAGCAGCAGAAATGAGACAATGAGAAATATTGATTGAAATAAATGTTAAGTTAAAGGTAGTTTCTATTTCATACGTACTTTTTGAGCTTCTCGTCAGACTGCTGTTTGTCATTCTCCAGGTCCATTATTGACTCTTGAGACAATTTCAGGTCACCCTCAAGCTTCCTCTTGGTTCTTTCAAGATCCATGCGGAGTTTCTTCTCTTGCTCCAGGGAGCCCTCCAGCTATTGGAAGTTAATAATAGTTAAATAATTATTAACATTATTTGTTACCGATTCAGATGGAGTTAATAATGATATGGGAAAAGAATGTGAAGAAATATGAGGGCCATTTTGCCCTGATTAAAGGTTATTATAAAGCAATCATGGTAAACCTAATATGTTTAGCTTTCAAGTTTTGAATCGCTTACATCATCAACTTGCTGTTCAAGTTTGGTCTTTGATTTTGTCAGAGTGTTGACTTTGTCTTCTTCTGATTGAAGATCATCCAGAGTCTGCTGGTGTGACTCTTGGAGGGCTTTCTTTTCCTTGGTCAACTTACCAATGCTCTCATCCTGAGAGGCCATCTCCTCAGTCAAGTTTTTAACCTAAGGGAAATTGATGACATTATAAATAATGGCACATACTtcaaaaaataattaataaaaaaataattctaTCACCAGAGCACAATCAAACCTTATTCTCCGTAGCATGTTTCTCCTTCTCTACTTTTGCCAGATTGAGCTCCAAGTCATCAATGTCCTTCTTAAGCTCAGAGCACTCATCCTCCAGTTTCCTCTTCTTAGCCGTGAGCTCAGCAttgatctcctcctcatcctccagccTCTCTGTCGTCTCTTTGAGTTTGGCCTCCAGCTGGATTTTGTTCTTAATGAGTCCCTCACATCTCTCCTCAGCATCTGATAGACACTCAGCTTCCTACAGTGAATATGTTAATGCAGTGTGAAGTTTTATATATTGAACACATTCATTTCAACTACAGGATTTCATAACAAAGCCGATTGACAATGCTCACAGATGACATGGCTAACTGCAAGTCATTCCTTTCTTGCACCACGGCAACCATCTTCTCCTCCAGTTCTTTTTTCTTTGCGAGGGCAACCTCCAGATCAGTCTTCATTTTGCTAAAGTTCTCCTTCATACTCGCAAGTTCCTTCTCAGTTTCAGCACTCTTCAGAAGTGGCTTGATCTTGAagtacaccttcatccatggccagTGTTTCACATTCATGAATGAGCGGATGTTGTACTGGATGGCATAGATAGCTTCTCTGATTGGGGAAAGAAATATTTTGCTCAAgaaaatgtttgcaaatgtgttCAACAGATTGCAAAGCACTGGATGGTGAAGACAGATTCTCTGTTTGCTATAAAAGTTAAGTGATTTGGACTCAATTTTCTTATATGAAATGGATATTTCCCGAAAAGTCACCTCCTTTCCATCATCTTGCTGAACTCCCTCCTCATCAGGTAAGCACGGCAGAGAGCCTGAGTCATTGTGACCAGAGATGCCAACTTCTCATCTCGCATCTCCTCAAGGACACCCAGCAGTCCAGCTTTGAAGAACACCTACAAATGGTGTATAGTTATATACCTATGTGTCTTTTATATATTTTAGTATGtaatacaaagtattaagcaataGTATTCATTTACCTTGGTGTGGCCAAACATGTGCTGAGTGTGGTCAATATTAATGCCTAATGCCACAATGCTCTAAGTTACCTTGGTGTGGCCGAACATATACTGAGTTCTGTCCACATCAATGGAACCCAGGAGCATCTCCGAAGCCTTCTTGTTGTCAATGAATTGTCCTTCAGGGATTACACTTGCATTCAAGACTTTGTATCTGAAAGAatgtaaattatttattcagttttAAGTTATCACGTCTGgttgattaaaaaaatattaagCATAGTTTCATGTACTGCATTTTCCTTTATAATTGACACTCTGTCTTAGGGTCAATTTCTAAAAACTTGAAATTACTCTTTTTCACgatttactgtactgtaatatattTTAAAGAAATAATTTTGTGAACTGACTTTCATTCCTAttgaacaggggtgtcaaactcaaattgacagtgcccccccaaaaaaaatcaagGACAACCTtgcaggccaaactcaatattattctttttttagtGGACTTAACTAAACACTTAATACCGAAAAAGTAGGCAAATGTCACATTCATTCAAATACTACACTTATTCTTTACATGAGTGGAATAAATCATTATGATACACTCTACCCCCTCCGGGTCCGACCCCACCTCCATCCATAGGTAAGCCACTTCAAATCTGGGACTCACTGTAGACAATAAACTCACTTTTGATCAACACATCACCAACATCCACAAAAGGTCTCAACTTTATGTCATCCAAAAACTCTGTGCCCTTTCTGCTGTCCCACACCTCCTGTCC from the Engraulis encrasicolus isolate BLACKSEA-1 chromosome 14, IST_EnEncr_1.0, whole genome shotgun sequence genome contains:
- the LOC134462555 gene encoding myosin heavy chain, fast skeletal muscle-like, whose protein sequence is MGDGDMECFGPAAIYLRKPEKERIEAQTRPFDAKTAFFVIDKAEDYVKCTLTKRDGGKATVKTLEGDKSKDVTVKEDEIFPMNPPKYDKIEDMAMMTHLHEPSVLYNLKERYAAWMIYTYSGLFCVTVNPYKWLPVYDQIVVNGYRGKKRIEAPPHIFSISDNAYQFMLQDRENQSVLITGESGAGKTVNTKRVIQYFATIAVSGGKKSDAPPAQASKIQGSLEDQIIAANPLLESYGNAKTVRNDNSSRFGKFIRIHFGQTGKLSSADIETYLLEKSRVTFQLSAERSYHIFYQLMTGHKPELIEGLLITQNPYDFPMISQGEITVKSIDDIEEFIATDTAIDILGFNADEKIGIYKLTGAVMHHGNMHFKQKQREEQAEPDGTEVADKIAYLMGLNSADMLKALCYPRVKVGNEFVTKGQTVPQVNNSVSALCKSVYEKMFLWMVIRINEMLDTKQPRQFFIGVLDIAGFEIFDYNSLEQLCINFTNEKLQQFFNHTMFVLEQEEYKKDGIVWEFIDFGMDLAQCIELIEKPLGIFSILEEECMFPKASDTTFKGKLYDQHLGKTKCFEKPKPAKGKAEAHFSLVHYAGTVDYNITGWLDKNKDPLNDSVVQLYQKSAMKLLCFLYATHGAEADAGAGGKGGKKKKGGSFQTVSCLFRENLGKLMTNLRSTHPHFVRCLIPNESKTPGLMENFLVLHQLRCNGVLEGIRICRKGFPSRIIYADFKQRYKVLNASVIPEGQFIDNKKASEMLLGSIDVDRTQYMFGHTKVFFKAGLLGVLEEMRDEKLASLVTMTQALCRAYLMRREFSKMMERREAIYAIQYNIRSFMNVKHWPWMKVYFKIKPLLKSAETEKELASMKENFSKMKTDLEVALAKKKELEEKMVAVVQERNDLQLAMSSEAECLSDAEERCEGLIKNKIQLEAKLKETTERLEDEEEINAELTAKKRKLEDECSELKKDIDDLELNLAKVEKEKHATENKVKNLTEEMASQDESIGKLTKEKKALQESHQQTLDDLQSEEDKVNTLTKSKTKLEQQVDDLEGSLEQEKKLRMDLERTKRKLEGDLKLSQESIMDLENDKQQSDEKLKKKDFEISQHLSKIEDEQSQGAQLQKKIKELQARIEELEEEIEAERAARAKIEKQRADLSRELEEVSERLEEAGGATAAQIEMNKKREAEFQKLRRDLEESTLQHEGTASALRKKQADSVAELGEQIDNLQRVKQKLEKEKSEYKMEIDDLASNMEAVAKSKGNFEKMCRTLEDQMSELKAKSDDQARQLNDVSAQKARLTTENGEMGRQLEEKEAIVSQLTRGKQAYVQQIEELKRAVEEEVKAKNALAHAVQSARHDCDLLREQFEEEQEAKAELQRGMSKANSEVAQWRAKYETDAIQRTEELEESKKKLAQRLQEAEESIEAVNSKCASLEKTKQRLQGEVEDLMVDVERANAMAGNLDKKQRNFDKVLAEWKQKFDEGQAELEGAQKEARSLSTELFKMKNSYEEALDQLETLKRENKNLQQEISDLTEQLGETGKSIHELEKAKKTVETEKSEVQTALEEAEGTLEHEESKIMRVQLELNQVKSEVDRKLAEKDEEMENIKRNSQRVIETMQGTLDSEVRSRNDALRVKKKMEGDLNELEVQLSHANRQATESQKQLRNVQGQLKDAQLHLDDAVRGQEDMKEQVAMVERRNGLMIAEIEELRAALEQTERSRKTAETELADASERLGLLHSQNTSLLNSKKKLESDLVQVQSEVDDTAQESRNADEKAKKAITDAAMMTEELKKEQDTCAHLERMKKNLEVTVKDLQHRLDEAENLAMKGGKKQLQKLESRVRELESEVENEQRRGADAVKGVRKFERRVKELTYQTEEDKKNVTRLQDLVDKLQLTVKSYKRQAEEAEEQANSHMSKLRKVQNELEEAQERADIAESQVNKLRAKSRDSGKGKEAE